The Deinococcus planocerae genome contains the following window.
GACCCGCAGGTGCAGAGCTTCAAGCCCGAGACGCGCGCCGTGCAGGTCACCCAGGAGAATCCGGGCGCGGTCGCCCAGGCCGCCCTGAACGCCTGGGCGAACGGTCCGACCGCCTCCGGGGCGCTGGCCGTCGTGCCCAAGGGCACCCCCGCCCCGCGCGTGTGGCTGCGCGGCGGGCACTACTACGTCAACCTGCCCGCCGCCTACCAGGGACTCAAGTACGGCACGAGCGGCGAGCGGATGCTGCTGTGCACCCTCACCCGCACCCTGCTCGAAACCCGCGGCCAGGACGTGACCTTCCTGGTAAACGGGCAGAACGCCGATACCCTCGGCCACCTCGACCTGCGCGAGCCGTACACCCGGCAGGACTGCGCGGACTCGTGAGGGCGCCCCACTTCCCTCAAGCTCTCGACCTCTAGACCCCCCATGCTCCAAAGCGTCACCCTGCAAGGCTTCAAGAGCTTCGCCGACCGCACCCGCCTGGAATTCGGGCCGGGCGTCTGCGCCGTCATCGGTCCCAACGGCAGCGGCAAGAGCAACGTGGTCGAGGCGCTGCGCTGGGCGACCCACGGGGCGCGGGCGCGGGAGTTGCGCGCCGGGCGCGGCACCGAGCTGATCTTTCACGGGAGCGGCGGCAAGGCACCGCTGGGTCTCGCGGAGGTGCAGGTCGAGTTGCAGACCCCGGAGGGCCGCGTCAACGTCACCCGCCGGGTGTACCGCGACGGCACGGGCGAGCA
Protein-coding sequences here:
- a CDS encoding GerMN domain-containing protein, translating into MRRLLSLFNVVSVALLAAAAYAYQEVQRPPETPRAPALELAEKRGVQVKVYFTDPQVQSFKPETRAVQVTQENPGAVAQAALNAWANGPTASGALAVVPKGTPAPRVWLRGGHYYVNLPAAYQGLKYGTSGERMLLCTLTRTLLETRGQDVTFLVNGQNADTLGHLDLREPYTRQDCADS